The Tistrella mobilis genome window below encodes:
- a CDS encoding SDR family NAD(P)-dependent oxidoreductase produces the protein MSASPAPRHIAITGASSGLGAALAMEYAGPGIRLSLHGRDTGRLETTATAARSRGAIVDVAQFDVTDAAATAAWVTAAEARAPIDLVIANAGISGNETGSGGAVSAGVTRAIFAVNVDGVVNTVLPAADAMLGRGRGAIAIVASLAGYRGQPGAPAYAASKAAVKAWGEGLRPRLAHGGLRISVVCPGFVRTPMTERNRFPMPFLMDADTAARLIRRGLDRNRARIAFPWQLAALCWLLAALPAAWGDRLLGRLPGK, from the coding sequence ATGAGCGCATCCCCCGCCCCACGCCATATTGCCATCACCGGCGCCTCCAGCGGCCTGGGCGCTGCCCTGGCGATGGAATATGCCGGGCCGGGCATCCGCCTCTCGCTCCATGGCCGCGATACCGGCCGGCTGGAGACGACGGCGACGGCGGCACGCAGCCGCGGTGCCATTGTCGATGTGGCGCAGTTCGACGTCACCGATGCCGCCGCAACGGCAGCCTGGGTGACGGCGGCCGAGGCGCGCGCGCCCATCGACCTGGTCATCGCCAACGCCGGCATCTCGGGTAACGAAACCGGTAGCGGCGGCGCCGTCTCGGCCGGGGTCACGCGGGCGATCTTTGCGGTCAATGTCGACGGCGTGGTGAACACGGTCCTGCCCGCAGCCGATGCCATGCTCGGCCGTGGCCGGGGCGCCATCGCGATCGTGGCCAGCCTCGCCGGTTATCGCGGCCAGCCGGGCGCCCCGGCCTATGCCGCCTCCAAGGCCGCCGTGAAGGCCTGGGGTGAAGGGCTGCGCCCGCGCCTGGCCCATGGCGGGCTCAGAATTTCAGTCGTTTGCCCGGGATTCGTGCGCACACCGATGACTGAGCGCAACCGCTTCCCGATGCCTTTCCTGATGGATGCGGATACCGCCGCACGACTCATCCGCCGCGGGCTCGACCGCAACCGGGCGCGCATCGCTTTTCCCTGGCAGCTGGCCGCACTCTGCTGGCTGCTTGCCGCCCTGCCCGCGGCCTGGGGGGATCGTCTGCTCGGCCGTCTGCCCGGCAAATGA
- a CDS encoding TonB-dependent receptor plug domain-containing protein — protein MPIETVGSAVTVITADQIEALQIRQVDDALRLVPGLAVSRTGSVGGLSQIRIRGSEGNQTLVRIDGIEVSDPSGGSDFDFGHLLAYEIERIEVLRGPQSALYGSDAVGGVIDITTKRGDGPLSGSLRTEAGSFDTREAVGTVSYGDRSFDALVSAQSFRTDGISSADEGAGNPEKDGYRNRSAFAKFGWRPAEDLEFALVGRTVRYRTDTDAYNTLPQDDTDDLTTGTQTFLRGEARYALADGRWRHKIGLASTEHDRDYRDGDRITSTYLGRRLKADYQTDYGFETGAIRHDLSAGLDHERENARTWSSWAPGSIVKHDYESTGFAGEYRLGLYDQLFLSAAGRYDRNGLFDDQHSWRVTAAWLIPGTDTKLRTSYGTGIKNPTLFELYGYTNTYRGNPDLKPEEATGWDAGIEHSFLDGRLVVDLGWFRQDIENLIQGSGSSSINLPGTSRINGVEASMTIRPLSWMDLRLTYTYTDGEDSKGEELVRRAPHIASADLTTRFLDDRARAGIAVIYNGEQKDWAYDTNYVPHPVTLDEYTLVNLTAAYDLTDTVEVFGRIDNLFDEEYQEVLGYGSRGRAAYAGLRMRF, from the coding sequence GTGCCGATCGAAACCGTCGGCAGCGCCGTTACCGTCATCACGGCCGACCAGATCGAGGCGTTGCAGATACGCCAGGTCGATGATGCCCTGCGCCTGGTACCGGGCCTCGCGGTCAGCCGCACCGGATCGGTCGGTGGCTTGTCGCAGATCCGCATCCGCGGTTCGGAAGGCAACCAGACGCTGGTGCGCATCGACGGCATCGAAGTCTCCGATCCCTCGGGCGGCTCGGACTTCGATTTCGGCCATCTGCTCGCCTACGAGATCGAGCGGATCGAGGTGCTGCGCGGACCACAGAGTGCGCTTTACGGGTCGGATGCCGTGGGTGGCGTCATCGACATCACGACGAAGCGCGGGGACGGCCCGCTCTCGGGCAGCCTGCGCACCGAGGCCGGCAGTTTCGACACCCGGGAGGCGGTTGGTACCGTTTCCTATGGCGACCGGAGCTTCGACGCCCTGGTCTCGGCCCAGAGCTTTCGCACCGACGGGATCTCATCCGCCGACGAAGGCGCCGGTAACCCGGAGAAGGACGGTTATCGCAACCGTTCGGCCTTTGCCAAATTTGGCTGGCGGCCGGCGGAGGATCTGGAGTTCGCGCTGGTTGGCAGGACCGTGCGGTATCGCACCGACACCGATGCCTATAACACCCTGCCACAGGATGATACCGACGACCTGACCACCGGCACTCAGACCTTCCTGCGTGGTGAGGCGCGCTACGCCCTGGCGGATGGCCGATGGCGGCACAAGATCGGCCTCGCCAGTACCGAACACGACCGCGACTACCGCGACGGCGACCGCATAACCAGCACCTATCTGGGCCGGAGGCTGAAGGCAGATTATCAGACCGATTATGGCTTCGAGACCGGCGCCATCCGCCACGACCTGAGCGCCGGTCTGGATCATGAGCGCGAAAACGCCCGAACCTGGAGCTCCTGGGCACCGGGCTCGATCGTCAAACACGACTACGAATCCACCGGATTCGCCGGCGAATACCGCCTCGGCCTGTACGACCAGCTCTTCCTGTCCGCCGCCGGCCGTTACGATCGGAACGGCCTGTTCGACGACCAGCACAGCTGGCGGGTGACCGCGGCTTGGCTGATCCCTGGAACCGACACGAAGCTCCGCACCTCCTACGGCACCGGCATCAAGAACCCGACCCTGTTCGAACTCTATGGTTATACAAATACTTATAGAGGGAATCCCGATCTCAAGCCTGAAGAGGCGACAGGCTGGGATGCCGGTATCGAACACAGCTTCCTCGACGGCAGGCTGGTGGTCGATCTGGGATGGTTCCGACAGGATATCGAAAACCTGATCCAGGGCAGCGGCAGCTCGTCGATCAATCTGCCCGGCACGTCACGCATCAACGGCGTGGAGGCCTCGATGACCATCCGCCCGCTTAGCTGGATGGATCTGCGGCTGACCTACACCTATACCGACGGCGAGGATTCCAAAGGCGAGGAGCTGGTTCGCCGCGCACCGCATATTGCCAGCGCCGATCTGACGACGCGTTTCCTCGACGACCGTGCCCGAGCGGGCATCGCGGTGATCTACAATGGAGAGCAAAAGGACTGGGCCTACGACACCAACTACGTGCCGCACCCGGTCACGCTGGATGAATATACCCTCGTCAATCTGACGGCGGCCTACGATCTTACCGACACCGTCGAAGTGTTCGGCCGGATCGACAATCTTTTTGACGAGGAATATCAAGAAGTTCTTGGATACGGCTCACGCGGACGTGCGGCATATGCCGGCCTGCGCATGCGGTTCTGA
- a CDS encoding ABC transporter substrate-binding protein, producing MNLCADELLLRLAPAGRLVSVTWLAAGPAALDPAAAGGLVLNHGRAEEIARLAPDLVVAGRYTTLTTTQMLQRAGIPVLLLDEATSLAGIRSQVTSLAAAVGNPAAGQAMLTTMDRMLAEAAHDAGNDDARNGRQPGVVVLRPGGGVAGAGTLQDEILAAAGLRNLAPGAPVDGDGRIGLERLLRLKPDLLVLDSDGDAPPALAREVLDHPAFRARAAGVTIASLPAALWVCPGPWVAEAVARLSAARRSVLNRPQGSQP from the coding sequence ATGAACCTCTGCGCCGACGAGCTGCTGCTGCGTCTCGCCCCGGCCGGACGGCTGGTCTCTGTCACATGGCTGGCCGCAGGGCCGGCAGCACTCGATCCGGCAGCGGCCGGCGGGCTGGTGCTCAATCACGGACGGGCAGAAGAGATTGCCCGGCTCGCCCCCGACCTCGTCGTTGCCGGCCGCTACACGACGCTGACCACCACCCAGATGTTGCAACGGGCCGGCATTCCGGTGCTGCTGCTCGACGAAGCAACCAGCCTCGCCGGCATCCGCTCCCAGGTCACCAGCCTCGCGGCGGCCGTGGGCAATCCGGCCGCAGGCCAGGCGATGCTGACGACCATGGATCGCATGCTTGCCGAGGCCGCCCATGATGCGGGCAATGATGATGCGAGGAATGGCCGGCAGCCGGGGGTGGTGGTATTGAGGCCCGGCGGTGGCGTCGCCGGAGCGGGAACCCTGCAGGACGAGATCCTGGCGGCAGCCGGTCTGCGCAACCTCGCCCCCGGCGCGCCCGTCGACGGTGACGGCCGGATCGGTCTGGAACGGCTGTTGCGCCTGAAACCCGATCTGCTGGTTCTTGATTCAGACGGCGATGCGCCGCCGGCACTGGCCCGCGAGGTCCTCGATCATCCGGCCTTCCGGGCCAGGGCGGCCGGCGTCACCATTGCAAGCCTGCCAGCCGCCCTCTGGGTCTGCCCGGGCCCTTGGGTTGCGGAGGCGGTGGCCCGGCTTTCAGCCGCCCGTCGTTCCGTTCTGAACCGCCCCCAAGGATCACAGCCATGA
- a CDS encoding FecCD family ABC transporter permease — MSLTAGRLSAALVVLTIILSAASVAAGPDGLDLGRAVADLVHGHDTLDALILVQLRLPRAILAIVLGAGLAMSGAALQGLLRNPLADPGVVGVSASAGLGAVAAFYSGAAAAWSLALPLGGIAGALAATLILAVIAARGAGTTALILTGVAIGSFAAALTALALNLAPSPYAALEIVFWLMGSLSDRSMNHVWLAVPPVAVGLVILARLGRALDAMTLGEDTAASLGFDVTRTRLAAILGTALAVGPGVAVAGAVGFVGLIVPHLLRPLVGHRPGALLLAAAPAGAAFTLAADIAVRLLPTRPELKLGVMMALIGAPFLASLILKTARKDG; from the coding sequence ATGAGCCTGACCGCAGGGCGGCTTTCGGCGGCGCTCGTCGTACTTACCATCATCCTTTCGGCGGCCTCCGTAGCGGCAGGGCCGGACGGGCTCGATCTCGGCCGGGCCGTCGCAGATCTCGTCCACGGCCACGACACGCTGGACGCCCTGATCCTGGTCCAGCTGCGCCTGCCCCGTGCGATCCTCGCCATCGTACTGGGGGCCGGGCTTGCCATGTCCGGGGCTGCGCTGCAGGGGTTGCTGCGCAACCCGCTGGCCGACCCCGGAGTGGTTGGGGTTTCGGCTTCGGCCGGGCTCGGCGCAGTGGCGGCCTTCTACAGTGGTGCGGCTGCTGCCTGGTCGCTGGCGCTCCCTCTCGGCGGCATCGCCGGGGCTCTCGCCGCCACACTGATTCTGGCCGTCATCGCTGCGCGGGGGGCCGGCACCACTGCACTCATCCTCACCGGTGTCGCCATCGGCAGCTTTGCCGCAGCACTGACCGCCCTCGCCCTCAACCTCGCCCCATCACCCTATGCCGCGCTTGAAATCGTCTTTTGGTTGATGGGATCGCTCAGTGATCGCAGTATGAATCATGTCTGGCTGGCAGTGCCACCGGTGGCAGTCGGTCTGGTGATTCTTGCCCGGCTGGGACGGGCGCTCGATGCCATGACGCTGGGCGAGGATACCGCCGCAAGCCTCGGTTTCGACGTAACCCGCACCCGGCTGGCCGCCATTCTCGGCACGGCGCTTGCCGTCGGGCCGGGTGTTGCGGTGGCAGGAGCGGTGGGCTTCGTCGGCCTGATCGTGCCGCATCTGCTGCGACCACTGGTCGGCCATCGCCCCGGCGCCCTGCTGCTGGCCGCAGCTCCGGCAGGCGCCGCCTTCACTCTCGCAGCCGACATCGCAGTCCGCCTGCTGCCGACGCGTCCCGAACTCAAGCTGGGGGTGATGATGGCGCTGATCGGCGCGCCCTTTCTTGCGTCCCTGATCCTGAAGACCGCGCGAAAGGATGGCTGA
- a CDS encoding ABC transporter ATP-binding protein codes for MDIASLEARHLTVAGQDRPRLDDLSLSLGPGQLVGLIGPNGAGKTTLLRLLAGLRPPQNGDVSVGGQSLHLLSAAARARQISYLAQGADVHWPLPADAVVALGRLPHGDGRSAADRHAVARAMAITGTNGFIGRRVDRLSGGERLKVLLARALAVEAPILLADEPVAALDPAHQLDVMGLLRGLAHEGRLIVAVLHDLGLAARFCDRLVLLAEGRLIADGPPETVLTPDRLARAYGIRALHGQAEGLLLVVPWARTQTSEHPREAMTCR; via the coding sequence ATGGATATCGCCAGCCTTGAGGCACGACATCTGACTGTTGCGGGCCAGGATCGTCCCCGGCTCGACGATCTGTCCCTGTCCCTCGGGCCGGGACAGCTGGTGGGGTTGATCGGCCCCAACGGCGCGGGCAAGACCACGCTGCTGCGCCTGCTCGCCGGCCTTCGACCGCCGCAGAACGGCGACGTGTCGGTCGGCGGGCAATCGCTGCATCTTTTATCCGCAGCCGCGCGGGCGCGGCAGATTTCCTACCTGGCCCAGGGCGCCGATGTGCATTGGCCGCTTCCGGCGGATGCGGTGGTTGCACTGGGCCGCCTGCCCCATGGCGACGGACGCTCCGCCGCGGACCGCCATGCGGTTGCCCGGGCCATGGCGATCACGGGGACCAACGGTTTCATCGGGCGCCGGGTCGACCGGCTTTCGGGCGGTGAGCGGCTGAAGGTGCTGCTGGCCCGGGCTCTGGCGGTCGAGGCACCGATCCTGCTTGCGGATGAACCGGTCGCAGCCCTCGACCCGGCCCATCAGCTCGATGTGATGGGACTACTGAGGGGACTTGCGCATGAGGGCCGGCTGATCGTGGCGGTGCTCCATGATCTGGGCCTCGCCGCCCGGTTCTGCGACCGGCTGGTGCTGCTGGCCGAAGGACGCCTGATCGCTGACGGCCCTCCCGAAACCGTGCTCACCCCCGACAGGCTTGCCCGGGCCTATGGCATTCGTGCGCTGCACGGCCAGGCCGAAGGCCTTCTTCTGGTCGTCCCCTGGGCACGGACCCAGACATCAGAACATCCAAGGGAGGCTATGACATGTCGCTGA
- the mltG gene encoding endolytic transglycosylase MltG, with product MRFLKHLLIALVSLMTLIVAGAGALLWWGSVWLETPGPLTEPRTVLLQRGTGVAGITRALADAGAIDQPAAFRAAVVLLDVQTRLKAGEYRVEPGQSPSDIIDMLVEGRVVLHRLTLPEGITLRAAWEAVAGDDLLSGDMPPMDGFAEGALLPETYTYTRGDDRGALIRRMKAAMDKALDEAWTARQADLPLSSPEEMLILASIVERETGIPEERPLVAGVFVNRLKRGMRLQSDPTVIYGLSEGTGRIDRGITRSDLGNAHDWNTYEIDGLPKTPIALPGRAALMAVAQPAETDALYFVADGTGGHVFARTLAEHNANVAKWRRIERERRRAAEAAAGD from the coding sequence GTGCGCTTCCTGAAGCATCTCCTCATCGCCCTCGTCTCCCTGATGACCCTGATCGTCGCGGGGGCGGGGGCGTTGTTGTGGTGGGGCTCCGTCTGGCTGGAGACACCCGGACCGCTTACCGAGCCCCGGACCGTGCTTCTACAGCGGGGTACCGGCGTCGCCGGAATCACCCGCGCGCTTGCCGATGCCGGTGCGATCGACCAGCCGGCCGCCTTCCGGGCGGCAGTGGTGCTGCTGGATGTGCAGACCCGGCTCAAGGCCGGCGAATATCGTGTCGAGCCGGGGCAGAGCCCGTCGGACATCATCGACATGCTGGTCGAAGGCAGGGTCGTGCTGCACCGCCTGACCCTGCCCGAAGGCATCACGCTTCGGGCCGCCTGGGAAGCGGTGGCAGGCGATGACCTGCTCAGCGGCGACATGCCGCCGATGGACGGCTTCGCGGAAGGTGCACTGCTGCCCGAGACCTATACCTACACCCGTGGCGACGATCGCGGCGCCTTGATCCGACGGATGAAGGCAGCGATGGACAAGGCGCTGGACGAGGCCTGGACGGCACGGCAAGCGGATCTGCCGCTGTCTTCACCCGAGGAGATGCTGATCCTGGCTTCGATCGTGGAGCGGGAGACCGGCATTCCCGAGGAACGGCCGCTGGTGGCCGGGGTATTCGTGAACCGCCTGAAGCGCGGCATGCGCCTGCAGTCTGATCCAACCGTCATCTACGGCCTCAGTGAAGGCACCGGCCGGATCGACCGGGGCATCACCCGATCGGATCTGGGCAATGCCCATGACTGGAACACCTATGAGATCGACGGCCTGCCGAAGACGCCGATCGCATTGCCGGGCCGGGCTGCACTGATGGCCGTGGCGCAGCCGGCCGAGACGGATGCACTCTATTTCGTGGCCGATGGTACCGGCGGCCATGTCTTTGCACGCACGCTCGCCGAGCACAACGCGAATGTCGCCAAGTGGCGCCGGATCGAACGCGAACGCCGCCGTGCCGCCGAGGCGGCAGCCGGCGACTGA
- the fabF gene encoding beta-ketoacyl-ACP synthase II has protein sequence MRRVVVTGLGLVTPLAVGVKASWERLLASKSGIRHIDTFDVSDLSVRIAAMVPKGAGEDAFRPEDYVPAKDVKKMDEFIHYALGAADEAIRDAGWAPEAEEELDRTGVMIGSGIGGLPTIAEGAVTMEQRGPRRVSPFFIPAALINLASGQVSIKYGFRGPNHAVVTACSTGAHAIGDAARLIMWGDADVMVAGGSEAAVCRMGIAGFAAAKALSSGYNDTPERASRPWDKGRDGFVMGEGAGVVVLEELEHAKARGAKIYAEVVGYGMSGDAYHITAPSEDGNGGFRAMQAAMKRAGLNPDQIDYVNAHGTSTPRGDVIELTAVKRLFGEAAYKLSMSSTKSSIGHLLGAAGAVEAIFSILSIRDGVVPPTLNLDDPDEGCDIDLVPHQPKEREVRYALSNSFGFGGTNASVIFGRPE, from the coding sequence ATGAGACGTGTCGTCGTCACCGGGCTGGGTCTTGTCACTCCGCTCGCGGTCGGGGTGAAGGCGAGCTGGGAGCGTCTGCTCGCCAGCAAGTCCGGAATCCGTCACATCGACACCTTCGATGTGTCCGACCTTTCCGTCCGCATCGCCGCCATGGTGCCCAAGGGTGCCGGCGAGGATGCCTTCCGTCCTGAGGACTATGTTCCCGCAAAGGACGTGAAGAAGATGGACGAGTTCATCCACTACGCGCTCGGGGCCGCCGACGAGGCGATCCGCGACGCGGGATGGGCTCCGGAGGCCGAGGAAGAACTCGATCGCACCGGTGTCATGATCGGCTCTGGTATCGGCGGTCTGCCGACCATCGCCGAGGGCGCGGTCACCATGGAACAGCGCGGTCCGCGCCGCGTGTCTCCGTTCTTCATCCCGGCCGCGCTGATCAATCTGGCCTCGGGCCAGGTCTCGATCAAATACGGTTTCCGCGGCCCGAACCACGCGGTCGTTACCGCCTGCTCCACCGGTGCGCATGCCATCGGCGATGCCGCGCGGCTGATCATGTGGGGCGATGCCGATGTGATGGTGGCCGGCGGTTCTGAAGCCGCGGTCTGCCGCATGGGCATTGCCGGTTTCGCGGCAGCCAAAGCCCTGTCCTCCGGCTATAACGACACCCCCGAGCGGGCCTCTCGCCCGTGGGACAAGGGTCGTGACGGCTTCGTGATGGGCGAGGGTGCGGGCGTCGTCGTGCTCGAAGAGCTTGAGCACGCCAAGGCTCGTGGTGCGAAGATCTATGCCGAGGTCGTCGGCTACGGCATGTCGGGCGACGCCTATCACATCACCGCGCCGTCGGAAGACGGCAATGGTGGCTTCCGCGCCATGCAGGCGGCGATGAAGCGGGCAGGCCTCAACCCCGACCAGATCGATTACGTCAACGCCCATGGCACCTCGACGCCGCGCGGTGACGTGATCGAGCTGACCGCGGTGAAGCGGCTGTTCGGCGAGGCGGCCTACAAGCTGTCGATGTCGTCGACCAAGTCGTCGATCGGTCATCTGCTGGGTGCTGCCGGCGCCGTCGAGGCGATCTTCTCGATCCTCTCGATCCGCGACGGCGTCGTTCCGCCGACCCTCAATCTGGACGATCCGGACGAGGGCTGCGACATCGATCTGGTGCCTCATCAGCCCAAGGAGCGCGAGGTGCGCTATGCCCTCTCCAACTCGTTCGGCTTCGGTGGCACCAACGCCTCGGTGATCTTCGGCCGGCCTGAATGA
- a CDS encoding acyl carrier protein has protein sequence MSDIAERVKKIVVEHLGVDEEKVTETASFIDDLGADSLDTVELVMAFEEEFGIEIPDDAAEKILTVQDAIKFIQENQS, from the coding sequence ATGAGCGACATTGCTGAGCGCGTGAAGAAGATCGTGGTCGAACATCTCGGTGTCGACGAAGAGAAGGTCACCGAGACGGCCAGCTTCATCGACGACCTCGGTGCCGACAGCCTCGATACCGTCGAACTCGTGATGGCCTTCGAGGAAGAGTTCGGGATCGAGATCCCTGACGACGCCGCGGAGAAGATCCTGACCGTTCAGGACGCCATCAAGTTCATCCAGGAGAACCAGTCCTGA